A genomic segment from Pseudomonas mendocina encodes:
- a CDS encoding molybdopterin-synthase adenylyltransferase MoeB — protein sequence MLSDDELLRYSRQILLKQIDVDGQLRLKQGRVLIVGMGGLGSPVALYLAAAGVGELHLADFDTVDLTNLQRQIAHDTASIGQAKVDSAMARLAALNPQINLVPHRQALDVDSLAAAVSAVDLVLDCSDNFATREAVNAACVAAGKPLVSGAAIRLEGQLSVFDPRNTASPCYHCLYGHGSEAELTCSEAGVVGPLVGLVGSLQALEALKLLAGFGEPLVGRLLLIDALGTRFRELRVKRDPACGVCGDAQ from the coding sequence ATGCTGAGCGATGATGAACTGCTGCGTTACAGCCGGCAGATTCTGCTGAAACAGATCGACGTGGACGGCCAGCTGCGCCTCAAGCAGGGCCGAGTGCTGATCGTCGGCATGGGCGGGTTGGGCTCGCCGGTGGCGCTGTACCTGGCCGCGGCCGGCGTCGGTGAATTGCACCTGGCCGACTTCGATACGGTGGACCTGACCAACCTGCAGCGGCAGATCGCCCATGACACTGCCAGCATCGGCCAGGCCAAGGTGGACTCGGCCATGGCGCGCCTGGCGGCCCTCAACCCGCAGATCAACCTGGTGCCGCATCGCCAGGCACTGGATGTCGATTCCTTGGCTGCTGCCGTGAGCGCCGTCGACCTGGTGCTGGACTGCTCGGACAACTTCGCCACGCGCGAGGCGGTCAATGCTGCCTGCGTTGCAGCCGGCAAGCCGCTGGTGTCCGGTGCGGCGATCCGCCTGGAAGGCCAGCTGTCGGTATTCGATCCGCGCAATACGGCCAGTCCTTGCTATCACTGCCTGTACGGCCACGGCAGCGAAGCCGAGCTGACCTGCAGCGAGGCTGGCGTGGTCGGCCCGCTGGTCGGCCTGGTCGGTAGCCTGCAGGCGCTGGAGGCGCTCAAGCTGCTGGCCGGTTTCGGTGAGCCGCTGGTGGGCCGCCTGCTGCTGATCGACGCGCTGGGTACGCGCTTTCGCGAGTTGCGGGTCAAACGTGATCCTGCCTGCGGCGTTTGCGGCGATGCCCAGTAA
- a CDS encoding LysR family transcriptional regulator, with product MDIDLTRTFLEIVRSGSFIAAAERLHVTQTAVTARIQKLEGHLNCTLFVRNRAGAKLTADGEAFVAYANQILQTWEAAQRDLPLPDGYHNVIHVGGEVSLCNPLMLRWVSRIRAHIDQYTVHTHIGDGQELLRQLELGVLDAALVYQPNYWPGMQVEQLLEEKLILVRAKNPEPYVYVDWGEAFRLQHDSALPDRAKAPVSFNLGPLALQYILEHGGSGYFRTRVVQSYLDKKVLKRVPRAPEFSYPTYLVYSRERDSAVLQQSFDLLREIIAEDTDWSQRWDPMI from the coding sequence ATGGACATCGATCTGACCCGCACCTTTCTGGAAATCGTTCGCAGCGGCAGCTTCATCGCCGCCGCCGAACGCCTGCACGTTACCCAGACAGCCGTCACAGCGCGCATCCAGAAGCTCGAAGGTCACCTCAACTGCACGCTGTTCGTACGCAACCGAGCCGGGGCCAAGCTGACGGCCGACGGCGAAGCCTTCGTCGCCTATGCCAACCAGATACTGCAAACCTGGGAGGCGGCGCAGCGCGACCTGCCCCTGCCGGATGGCTATCACAACGTCATCCACGTCGGCGGCGAAGTCAGCCTGTGCAACCCGCTAATGCTGCGCTGGGTCAGTCGCATCCGTGCGCACATCGACCAGTACACCGTGCACACCCATATCGGCGACGGCCAGGAACTGCTGCGTCAACTGGAACTGGGCGTGCTGGATGCCGCCCTGGTGTATCAGCCGAACTACTGGCCTGGCATGCAGGTGGAGCAGTTGCTGGAAGAAAAACTGATCCTGGTGCGTGCGAAGAATCCCGAACCCTACGTGTACGTCGACTGGGGCGAGGCGTTCCGCCTGCAACACGACAGCGCGCTGCCGGATCGGGCCAAGGCGCCGGTGTCCTTCAACCTCGGGCCGCTGGCCCTGCAGTACATCCTCGAACACGGCGGCTCTGGCTACTTCCGCACGCGAGTGGTGCAGAGCTACCTGGACAAGAAGGTGCTCAAACGCGTGCCCCGTGCGCCCGAGTTCAGCTACCCGACCTACCTGGTATATTCCCGGGAGCGCGACTCGGCAGTGCTGCAGCAGTCGTTCGATCTGCTGCGCGAGATCATTGCCGAAGACACCGACTGGTCGCAGCGCTGGGACCCAATGATCTGA
- a CDS encoding HPP family protein, producing MNTPSRLHQWCIAFLPEAPHTRPREWLRAALGASLGFVFTTWLCGQLFGPQLAVHFSGPLAASAVLLFAVSSGALAQPWSILGSYLCATLVGVLVGHLLDHSLLGAALAIGLSLLLMCPLRCLHPPGGAIAFCVVFAPVAPGIPAWHPAMTVVIAALGLLSSALIYNNLTGMRYPRQTAPAADAHHTRDPLPGERVGIRDTDLDQALDELGAFVDVTREDLAMIVKSTERYALRRSMGDIRAGQVMSRDLICATPGTSIKQGLHLLRHHHLKALPILDHNEQLVGIVSLSDLIAPLHHRPAKRLGLFKRRPRPRLGELMSSPVRCTDVDTHVVDLIGVLSDRGLHCLPVLENEKLVGIITQTDVIAALQRDLLAHFD from the coding sequence ATGAACACACCATCACGCCTGCACCAATGGTGCATCGCCTTTCTCCCCGAGGCTCCACACACGCGGCCACGCGAATGGCTGCGCGCGGCACTCGGCGCCAGCCTGGGTTTTGTCTTCACCACCTGGCTATGCGGCCAGCTTTTCGGCCCGCAGCTGGCCGTGCACTTCTCCGGCCCGCTGGCCGCCTCGGCGGTACTGCTGTTCGCCGTCTCTTCGGGCGCACTGGCGCAACCCTGGTCGATCCTCGGCAGCTATCTGTGCGCCACACTGGTCGGTGTGCTGGTCGGTCATCTGCTCGATCACAGCCTGCTTGGCGCCGCCCTGGCGATAGGTCTGAGCCTGTTGCTGATGTGCCCGCTGCGTTGCCTGCACCCGCCAGGCGGTGCCATCGCCTTCTGCGTCGTATTCGCGCCCGTGGCACCGGGCATACCCGCCTGGCACCCGGCCATGACGGTGGTGATCGCCGCGCTGGGCCTGCTGAGCAGTGCTCTGATCTATAACAACCTCACCGGCATGCGCTACCCGCGCCAGACTGCGCCAGCAGCCGATGCACACCATACCCGCGACCCGTTGCCCGGCGAGCGCGTAGGCATCCGCGATACCGACCTCGACCAGGCGCTCGACGAACTCGGCGCCTTCGTCGACGTGACTCGCGAAGACCTGGCGATGATCGTCAAAAGCACCGAGCGCTATGCGCTGCGCCGCAGCATGGGCGATATCCGCGCCGGCCAGGTGATGTCACGCGATCTGATCTGCGCCACGCCGGGCACCAGCATCAAACAGGGCCTGCACCTGCTGCGCCACCATCACCTCAAGGCGCTGCCAATCCTCGACCATAATGAGCAACTGGTCGGCATCGTCAGCCTCAGCGACCTGATCGCCCCCCTGCATCACCGCCCGGCCAAGCGCCTTGGCCTGTTCAAGCGACGCCCTCGCCCGCGCCTGGGGGAGCTGATGAGTAGCCCGGTACGCTGCACCGATGTCGATACGCACGTCGTCGACCTGATCGGGGTGTTATCTGATCGCGGCCTGCACTGCCTGCCGGTGCTGGAGAACGAAAAGCTGGTGGGGATCATCACCCAGACCGACGTGATTGCGGCGTTGCAACGAGATCTGTTGGCCCACTTCGATTGA
- the murI gene encoding glutamate racemase: MPSNAPIGVFDSGVGGLSVLREIRQLLPNETLLYVADSGHVPYGEKSPEYIRERCVVITEHLRAQGAKALVLACNTATAAAAGELRERYADLPIVGMEPAVKPAAAATRSGVVGVLATTGTLKSARFAALLDRFANDVRVITQPCPGLVECIEAGELQAPATRELLQGYVAPLLAEGCDTLILGCTHYPFLRPLLGELVPPSVTLIDTGAAVARQLQRLLTQHDLLATTPAQATRYWSSGEVSQLCRVLPILLGEKAEVLSI, from the coding sequence ATGCCCAGTAACGCACCGATTGGCGTTTTTGACTCGGGCGTCGGTGGCCTGTCGGTGCTGCGCGAGATTCGTCAGTTGCTGCCCAACGAGACGTTGCTCTACGTTGCCGACAGCGGCCATGTGCCCTATGGCGAAAAAAGCCCGGAGTACATTCGCGAGCGCTGCGTAGTGATCACCGAGCACTTGCGCGCGCAGGGTGCCAAGGCCCTGGTGCTGGCGTGCAATACCGCGACTGCCGCTGCGGCTGGAGAATTGCGCGAACGTTATGCGGATTTGCCCATCGTCGGCATGGAACCAGCGGTGAAACCGGCGGCAGCAGCGACCCGCAGTGGCGTGGTCGGTGTGCTGGCGACCACCGGTACGCTCAAGAGCGCACGATTCGCTGCGTTGCTCGATCGCTTCGCCAATGACGTGCGGGTGATTACCCAGCCTTGCCCGGGGCTGGTGGAATGCATCGAGGCGGGAGAGCTGCAGGCACCGGCTACGCGTGAACTGCTGCAGGGGTATGTGGCGCCGCTGCTGGCGGAGGGTTGCGACACGCTGATTCTCGGCTGCACTCACTATCCCTTCCTGCGCCCGTTGCTGGGTGAGCTGGTGCCGCCATCGGTGACCCTGATCGATACCGGTGCGGCAGTGGCGCGTCAGTTGCAGCGTCTGCTCACTCAGCATGACCTGCTGGCGACCACACCGGCCCAGGCGACTCGCTATTGGAGCAGCGGTGAAGTTTCGCAACTTTGTCGAGTACTGCCGATTTTGTTAGGCGAAAAAGCCGAAGTTCTTTCGATATAG
- a CDS encoding YkgJ family cysteine cluster protein, which produces MSETISLTQLPTTPEISCSTCAACCCQLEVMLIGDTGVPQRYIDTDAWGGEVMRRLDDGWCIALDRDSMRCTIYAQRPLICREFELGAAECLEERRGIATAYSQ; this is translated from the coding sequence ATGAGCGAGACCATTTCCCTTACCCAACTGCCGACCACCCCCGAAATCAGTTGCAGCACCTGTGCAGCCTGCTGCTGCCAACTGGAAGTGATGCTGATCGGCGACACCGGCGTGCCACAACGCTACATCGATACCGACGCCTGGGGCGGTGAGGTCATGCGCCGCCTGGACGACGGCTGGTGCATCGCACTGGACCGCGACAGCATGCGCTGCACCATCTATGCACAGCGCCCGCTGATCTGCCGCGAGTTCGAACTCGGCGCCGCCGAATGCCTGGAAGAACGGCGCGGCATCGCCACCGCCTATAGCCAGTAA
- a CDS encoding DUF2878 domain-containing protein: protein MPKLIANALLFQLGWLVCVFAGDSPWLLVVAAIIGVHLLWVSSWAAEGKLLLSVFLAGSALDSFLLNLGVFDFGEPRQLIPLWLALLWLLLASTLNHCLAWTAQPWWRSSLLGALAAPLSYYGGAKIAGVELPLGTWPTLAIFAGVWAVVMPVLHGFAKLYGGQYEQSLRSRRSA from the coding sequence ATGCCTAAGCTGATCGCCAATGCCCTCCTGTTCCAGCTTGGCTGGCTCGTCTGCGTCTTCGCCGGCGATAGCCCCTGGCTGCTGGTAGTGGCGGCGATCATCGGCGTGCACCTGCTTTGGGTCAGCAGTTGGGCGGCGGAAGGCAAGCTGCTGCTCAGCGTATTTCTCGCCGGCAGCGCGCTGGACAGTTTTCTGCTCAACCTCGGGGTATTCGACTTCGGCGAACCGCGCCAGCTGATCCCGCTGTGGCTGGCCTTGCTCTGGCTGTTGCTGGCCAGCACGCTCAACCACTGCCTGGCCTGGACCGCACAGCCCTGGTGGCGCAGCAGCCTGCTGGGCGCGCTTGCCGCACCGCTGTCCTACTACGGCGGCGCGAAGATCGCGGGCGTCGAGCTGCCGCTGGGTACCTGGCCGACCCTGGCGATTTTCGCTGGCGTCTGGGCCGTGGTCATGCCGGTACTCCATGGCTTCGCCAAGCTGTATGGCGGGCAATACGAGCAGAGCCTGCGTAGCCGGCGCTCGGCCTAG
- a CDS encoding acyloxyacyl hydrolase: MKKLYAFAAATALSFGALGAAQAADVTAAIGQSGDSTMVYRLGAQWDWNHSWLESSYGRLTGYWDLGYTYWDGDDTASNHSLSFAPVFVYEFAGQNVRPYIEAGIGVAAFSSTELESNELGSSFQFEDRIGVGLRFAGQEIGLRAIHYSNAGLKKPNDGAEAYTVHYRMSF, from the coding sequence ATGAAGAAGTTGTATGCCTTTGCTGCAGCCACTGCGCTCTCGTTCGGGGCTCTGGGCGCTGCGCAGGCTGCGGATGTAACCGCGGCTATTGGTCAGAGTGGCGATTCCACCATGGTTTACCGTTTGGGCGCGCAGTGGGACTGGAACCATAGCTGGCTGGAAAGCAGCTACGGCCGTCTGACGGGTTATTGGGACCTGGGCTACACCTATTGGGATGGCGATGACACGGCGAGCAACCACAGCCTGTCCTTCGCCCCGGTATTCGTTTACGAGTTCGCCGGGCAGAACGTTCGCCCCTACATCGAAGCCGGCATCGGCGTTGCTGCGTTTTCCAGCACCGAGTTGGAAAGCAACGAGCTGGGTTCGTCCTTCCAGTTCGAAGATCGCATCGGCGTAGGCCTGCGTTTCGCTGGGCAGGAAATCGGCCTGCGGGCGATCCACTATTCCAACGCCGGTCTGAAGAAGCCCAACGATGGCGCCGAAGCCTACACCGTGCATTACCGCATGAGTTTCTAA
- the prmC gene encoding peptide chain release factor N(5)-glutamine methyltransferase: MASIESLLSTADLPDSPTPRLDAELLLAAALGKPRSYLRTWPERDLDAAQQAQFNAFMQRRRSGEPVAYILGHQGFWSLDLEVAPHTLIPRPDTELLVETALDLLPATPLVALDLGTGTGAIALALASERPAWQVTGVDRIEEAVALAERNRQRLQLGNARFVHSHWFSALPGQRYGLILSNPPYIRADDQHLEQGDVRFEPSSALVAGNDGLDDIRAIIQAAPDHLLSGGWLLLEHGFDQAVDVRRLLADGGFVEVESRRDLGGHERISLGRFDRE; encoded by the coding sequence CGCCGACGCCTCGGCTGGACGCCGAGTTGCTATTGGCGGCAGCGCTGGGCAAACCACGCAGCTATTTACGCACCTGGCCGGAGCGTGATCTGGACGCAGCCCAGCAAGCGCAGTTCAACGCGTTCATGCAGCGCCGCCGGAGTGGCGAGCCGGTGGCCTATATCCTCGGCCATCAGGGCTTCTGGAGTCTGGATCTGGAAGTAGCGCCGCATACCCTGATTCCACGTCCGGATACCGAACTACTGGTGGAAACCGCGCTCGACCTGCTGCCGGCCACCCCCTTGGTGGCGCTGGACCTCGGCACTGGCACTGGCGCCATCGCTCTGGCTTTGGCCAGCGAGCGTCCGGCCTGGCAGGTGACCGGCGTGGATCGCATCGAGGAGGCCGTGGCGCTGGCCGAGCGCAATCGCCAGCGCCTGCAACTGGGTAATGCCCGCTTCGTGCACAGCCACTGGTTTTCCGCCCTGCCTGGGCAGCGTTATGGCCTGATTCTGAGCAACCCGCCTTATATCCGCGCGGACGACCAGCATCTCGAGCAGGGTGACGTGCGTTTCGAGCCGAGCAGCGCCCTGGTCGCTGGTAACGACGGGTTGGACGATATTCGTGCGATCATCCAGGCCGCGCCGGACCACCTGCTATCCGGGGGCTGGCTGCTGCTGGAGCACGGCTTCGACCAGGCCGTGGACGTGCGCCGTCTGCTCGCCGATGGTGGTTTCGTCGAGGTCGAGAGCCGGCGTGACCTGGGCGGCCACGAGCGCATCAGTTTGGGACGTTTCGACCGTGAGTGA
- the ccoN gene encoding cytochrome-c oxidase, cbb3-type subunit I yields the protein MMATLATAPHYYNYEIVRRFTLTTLFWGILGMGMGVFIAAQLVWPELNFGIPWLSFGRIRPVHTNLVIFAFGGGALFATSFYVLQRTCRVRIISDGLANFLFWGWQAAVLAMIVSYPLGITSSKEYAEMEWPIALWVTLLWVIYAYLFFGTIARRQVRHIYVGNWFYGAFIIVTGMVHVVNHIAEPVSLLKSYSVYSGATDAMIQWWYGHSVVGFILSVGFLGMMYYFVPKQAERPIYSYRLSIVHFWAIITLYIWAGPHHLHYTALPDWAQTLGMAMSVILLAPSWGGMINGMMSLSGAWHKLRTDPILRFLVVSLAFYGMSTFEGPMMAIKTVNALSHYTDWTIGHVHAGALGWVAMISIGALYHMLPKLYGRTQMHSVGLINAHFWLATIGTVLYIASMWVNGITQGLMWRAVNEDGTLTYSFVEALEASHPGYVVRLLGGAVFASGMLLMAWNTWLTVRSGERIDAVPSTPDVGAAANA from the coding sequence ATGATGGCTACCCTTGCGACTGCACCCCATTATTACAACTACGAGATCGTTCGCCGCTTCACCCTCACCACTCTGTTCTGGGGCATCCTCGGAATGGGCATGGGTGTATTCATCGCGGCCCAACTGGTCTGGCCGGAATTGAACTTCGGTATTCCATGGCTCAGCTTCGGACGTATCCGCCCCGTCCACACCAATCTGGTGATCTTCGCCTTCGGCGGCGGCGCGCTGTTCGCCACCTCGTTCTACGTGCTGCAACGTACCTGTCGAGTACGGATCATCTCCGACGGCCTGGCCAACTTCCTGTTCTGGGGCTGGCAGGCAGCCGTGCTGGCGATGATCGTCAGCTATCCGCTGGGCATCACCTCCTCCAAGGAATATGCCGAGATGGAGTGGCCGATCGCCTTGTGGGTCACCCTGTTGTGGGTGATCTACGCCTACCTGTTCTTCGGCACCATCGCTCGCCGCCAGGTGCGCCACATCTACGTGGGCAACTGGTTCTACGGTGCATTCATCATCGTCACGGGCATGGTGCATGTGGTCAACCACATCGCCGAACCAGTCTCGCTGCTCAAGTCCTACTCGGTGTACTCCGGCGCCACCGATGCAATGATCCAGTGGTGGTACGGCCATAGCGTGGTCGGTTTCATCCTCTCGGTAGGTTTCCTGGGGATGATGTATTACTTCGTGCCCAAGCAGGCCGAGCGGCCGATCTATTCCTATCGCCTGTCCATCGTGCACTTCTGGGCGATCATCACCCTGTATATCTGGGCCGGCCCGCATCACCTGCACTACACTGCTCTGCCGGACTGGGCGCAAACCCTCGGCATGGCCATGTCGGTCATCCTCCTGGCGCCAAGCTGGGGCGGCATGATCAACGGCATGATGAGCCTGTCCGGCGCCTGGCATAAGCTGCGCACCGATCCGATCCTGCGCTTTCTGGTCGTTTCGCTGGCGTTCTACGGCATGAGCACCTTCGAAGGCCCGATGATGGCCATCAAGACGGTCAACGCGCTTTCCCATTACACCGACTGGACCATCGGCCACGTACACGCGGGAGCCCTGGGCTGGGTGGCGATGATCTCCATCGGCGCGCTCTACCACATGCTGCCCAAGCTCTATGGTCGCACGCAGATGCACAGCGTCGGCCTGATCAATGCGCACTTCTGGCTGGCGACCATCGGCACCGTGCTGTACATCGCCTCGATGTGGGTCAACGGCATCACTCAGGGCCTGATGTGGCGTGCGGTGAACGAGGACGGCACCCTCACCTACTCCTTCGTCGAGGCGCTGGAAGCCAGCCACCCCGGCTATGTCGTGCGCCTGCTTGGCGGGGCGGTCTTCGCCAGCGGCATGCTGCTGATGGCCTGGAACACCTGGCTGACGGTACGCAGCGGCGAACGCATCGATGCCGTGCCCTCCACCCCGGATGTTGGAGCCGCCGCCAATGCCTGA